The DNA window ATAACATTTACATCATATTCCTTTACAGGTGCAACGTTTTCCCAAGCTCTTTTATAAACAAATTTTAGATTGGCTGTCCTCCCATCCGCTATTCCTTTAAAAACAAAGCTTTTTTCCATTGCCGCACCCGGCATTGGAGATGCAACTACAACCTCAAAAGCCAATTCCAGAACACTTTCGTACCCCGATTTTAGTATCCACTGATATCCAGTTGAGGGGACTCCTTTTGTAGTTACCACCAAAATGTTATTAATGGTAAGTTCAATATTTGCTACATTCTTAGCACTATTCTGGTCTGAAGATTCATAACCAAATTGAACTACTTGCTTATTTGGTTCAGCTTTTATTGCGATAACCAATTTATCGTTTGCTTCCTGGTTTAGTTCCATTTTTTTTAATTATTATATTTCGATAGCTTGTTAAAGTTTTATTATTGATTTGTAACAAATTGTTTTTGTGATATTTTGTGTTTTCGTGTTTTGGTGGCAAAGTTTTATAATAGCCACAAAATCACCAAGTCACCAAAATACACCAAAACGATTACCGAACTATTGTTTTTTAAAGATATATATAAATTAAGCATATCCAGTATAATACCCATAAGCAAAGCATAATGATAACTCTACCTCGCTAACAGGATTGCATTTAAATCAAAATAATGGGATTTTAAAGAGGGGTTCTATGGTAGAGACAAACCAAAAAGAGTTTTTAACGCAAAGACCGCCAAGTTTTTGCAAAGTTCGCAAAGGGTAATATTCATTGTATAAACACATTGACTTTTTGCAATTTATAATATTTTGCGGCTAAATTTTTAAAAAATTACCCCCTGCCCCCTAAAATAGGGGGTAAAACAGATTTTCGTGTATGCATTAATTTTCTTTCCACCCATTCACCAAAAAACAACACCAATTCCAATACTCAATTAGCCCTCTTTTCCCATTTAGGAAAAATCAAACAAATTACAAAAATCTGTTAAAGCCCCCTATTTAGGGGGTTGGGGGTTGATTGTAATTAGGAAGAAAAAAATATATCGCAGTTTGCGATAGTTATAAATACCCTTGTGTTTAGGTTCTTTCCAAAATATGGAGATTTAAATAAAATTAAAAAAATCACTCCTATCCGAATGTTAGAAATAGGAGTGATTCTGTAAATGATCTTAAATCAGAATTTATTTAATGCTTGTCTTTAACGTGATATTTTTTTGATTTAAGAACAAGGAATAACGATTTACGATTTCTGATGTTTGCAAAATCAGCTTGTTTCCTGAAATCTTCTAAAATCTCAAATCGTTAATCCTTGTTCGATATTCAATTGGATTTAAGTTTCTGACTTTATGGGCACATTATTTAAATGCCAAATAGATATCCTCGGCCTTTAATATTACTTTCATTGTTTGCTTAAAGTCGGTGTAAATGCTTGCTGGTAAAGTGGCATTATTTACACTTACTTTTCTTATAAGTTTTACCTTGTTTCCGGCTAGTTTTACAATTTCCAGCGAGTATTTTATGTAAGATTTATCGAGTTTAAAGTTTGCTGGGAGATCCATAAAGTTTAAGCCATTAGGTAATTCTAAAGTAACCTCAGTTTCATAGTAATCGCAATCCTCGTATTTCCAGTAAAGAATTGGTTGTGTTCTTTTTTCCTCAAGGAAGGCATTGGTTGTAAAAATATCCTCGAAGAAAACGGGCTTAATTGCCTTAAGGCCTCCAAGTTCAATTATCTTATTCTCAATGGTATAATCACTCGAAATGGTTACAGTTTCGTTTCTGTTATCGAGATTCTCAATGTTATACGAATTTAGCTTAGGTGCTCCAGAATACTCATTACTAATCCTTTTAACTATCTTTTCCTTTATCTCATCGTTTGTTAGGCCAGAATAGTCGTAACGATAGCTTTCAGCCAGATTTCCGAAAGCGGTAAGTTTTGTAGTGGCTTTTAATTGATCATCCTCAATTTTAACGTTAATTTCCCGTTTATACTTGCTCTTATCAATAGAGGTATTAGGAATATGTATCAGCGAGTTACCCACGGTATCCGTTTCGGAGTTAGGTATTATTAAGGCCTGAGAGTTTTGCAATTTTGTTGGTACATAGCCAAATGGCAGATAGTTGTCGGTTAGCTCTTGGAATAAGGTTTTTCCATCGATATCAATTTTAACAATACAATGATTGAAATTAATGGATGGAAGTTTTATCGCCTCCTCGCCTTTGTCCCTAGTATTAACAAGCACTAAGTTTGTTTTAATTCCTGCTTTTCGGGCAAGGGTAAAAAACAATGTTGATAAGTCCTTGCAATCACCTAACTGCGTGCTTACTGTAACCATTGGTTTAAGAGGCACGAAACTACTTTGACGGAAATCTACGGAGCTATATCTTATATTGGTACAGATGAATTCGTAGATAGCCTTTGCTTTTTCAAAATTGCTTAGCTCAATCTTATTCTCAAAAATCTTATTGTAGATTTCATTCACGTTATAATCCTCTTTGGCAATAGGCATAACCAAATCGCTGTACCAATGCGAAATGGTTTTCCAATCCTTAACGGTAGAAATACTCAATGTCATACCAACCTCACTTAACGTTGGCATGTATGATTCACTAATACATTTTTTAGGATCAGCAAAACTCCATTCGTAGCATTTGTAATCATCTACTGAATAAGTTTTTGGCTTAGTGTCGATTAAATTGGTTTTTATCTCGAATTTATAGTCTTGAGGTGTAAAAATCTTAAACATCGATTTGCGGGTTGGCACATAATCGTTGAAAACAAAATCGTTCCAAAACTCTTTTCTGAGTTTGCCATAGGTGTATCGTTCAATTCTGTATTCGTAATATATTGCATCGCCAACCTCAAGCGAAGGGAAAACAAGATCGTTGTAGTTTTGCTCAGCTGTAACTTTTTCGCCATTCTTTTTTACTACTTCCGCTTTCTCAATAATCAGATTATCAGTTGATCTATTATACGGAATAGAAGTTTCCTTCCACTTTTCAATACCACTATTGTTAAGCATCCTTATTGATGAGCTAGAATATTCAACTGAAGCACCTTCTGGGAACACAACAAAGCTTTGATTGTAGAAGATATATTCGTAATTATCATCGCTTTTTAGAGGATCTGCCAACGCCTTTTCGATGTCTTTATATGCATCTTCAATTTTAAAATAGGACACAAGCGGTTTCTTACCTTGATATTCCCTTAGCTTTTCACGTGCTTCGAATAAATTAGGGTTATAATTTATTGCCTTTTCAAGATCGGCGATAGCCTCAGCCTTCATCCCCAATGCTTCCTGAAAGAAGGCTTTATCGTGCCAATATGATGGACTATAGGGTATATTCAGTAGTGCTTTCTCAACAATTTCCAATCCTTTCTTAAACTTTTCGTTTTTATAGTAAAATGAAGTTAGATTATTTGTTGATTTAGTTTCTTCGGGGAAAAATTGGTACTGCTTAATCAGCAGCTGTTCAATCTTTGATTTTTTTCCTAAGTTCTCGTATTCCTTTACAAGTAATTCTAGAATCTCATAATTGAAATTCTTAGCAAGGTACGCTTCGAGGAACTTAGCAGCATCATCGGTTGATTTACTTTGCTCTTTTATTAGATAATAACCAACCGTGGTAAAATATTGATTTTCGGGGTAGCTGTTTAGTGCATCCCTTAAAACTGAAATAAGCTTTTGATAGTCTTTCTTGGCTGCCAAAACTTTCATTTGACATTGTATGTAATCTTCATTAAATGCTCCCGATAACTCCTTGATTTTATTAAGATGTTCTTCGGCTTCAACGTAATTACCTTTATTGTAGGAGATATTATAATCATAAACAGCAAAGAAATAGAGGTTCGGATCAATCTTTCTTAATC is part of the Bacteroidales bacterium genome and encodes:
- a CDS encoding protease inhibitor I42 family protein, with the translated sequence MELNQEANDKLVIAIKAEPNKQVVQFGYESSDQNSAKNVANIELTINNILVVTTKGVPSTGYQWILKSGYESVLELAFEVVVASPMPGAAMEKSFVFKGIADGRTANLKFVYKRAWENVAPVKEYDVNVISKGAYNGSFEFKV
- a CDS encoding DUF3857 domain-containing protein; the encoded protein is MKKLILFSLLLLSLNIQASIIDDIYKALETGDRKQARTLIDQAILKPESKVDAQFILMLLNIIDNKKDIYKVMEKAYPSLSDPSPYLYSLWFTDALTGGYGKKETGRLETIKKMLLGPKASGSIQAAAKYVIGAHYLFSNNFEEAQKVWSEVGSIKEWQMTGPFDNTSGSGFNKKYPPIDQPQPDASFISATNSKIGWFRSAAFQKDPWTAIGNHVVAGQAIVYAQTFLNSPMDMDVTLSLGGSGSLKLWINDNMVIENEDEFVTELDIYNSKVKLKKGNNRILIQLGYTQNTAYPNYILRVVDSKYQPIKGLTYSSIYKPYPKAKEEVTNPKIEHFAESFFKKKIAEQPNNIINYILLSKAYFRRSDVNKAIDVLNKALKIYPNNILTNYELILNYNKIDNRTELLKQIERLRKIDPNLYFFAVYDYNISYNKGNYVEAEEHLNKIKELSGAFNEDYIQCQMKVLAAKKDYQKLISVLRDALNSYPENQYFTTVGYYLIKEQSKSTDDAAKFLEAYLAKNFNYEILELLVKEYENLGKKSKIEQLLIKQYQFFPEETKSTNNLTSFYYKNEKFKKGLEIVEKALLNIPYSPSYWHDKAFFQEALGMKAEAIADLEKAINYNPNLFEAREKLREYQGKKPLVSYFKIEDAYKDIEKALADPLKSDDNYEYIFYNQSFVVFPEGASVEYSSSSIRMLNNSGIEKWKETSIPYNRSTDNLIIEKAEVVKKNGEKVTAEQNYNDLVFPSLEVGDAIYYEYRIERYTYGKLRKEFWNDFVFNDYVPTRKSMFKIFTPQDYKFEIKTNLIDTKPKTYSVDDYKCYEWSFADPKKCISESYMPTLSEVGMTLSISTVKDWKTISHWYSDLVMPIAKEDYNVNEIYNKIFENKIELSNFEKAKAIYEFICTNIRYSSVDFRQSSFVPLKPMVTVSTQLGDCKDLSTLFFTLARKAGIKTNLVLVNTRDKGEEAIKLPSINFNHCIVKIDIDGKTLFQELTDNYLPFGYVPTKLQNSQALIIPNSETDTVGNSLIHIPNTSIDKSKYKREINVKIEDDQLKATTKLTAFGNLAESYRYDYSGLTNDEIKEKIVKRISNEYSGAPKLNSYNIENLDNRNETVTISSDYTIENKIIELGGLKAIKPVFFEDIFTTNAFLEEKRTQPILYWKYEDCDYYETEVTLELPNGLNFMDLPANFKLDKSYIKYSLEIVKLAGNKVKLIRKVSVNNATLPASIYTDFKQTMKVILKAEDIYLAFK